A genome region from Zestosphaera sp. includes the following:
- a CDS encoding DUF87 domain-containing protein, giving the protein MKWFKLEGVSFTILSDIERDSVLKEWEALISSVKSGVILARRRVEKFRYGKHDFIVDYTDFYLGLSDSLKTSIPYFRSVEVGPPPRPEVAGLAGVKTLYLSDGSYARVLIAYRYPSTLPESFLYTLFSDVWEVALIFRSVSRPKALSLVESAVKRKSAFASLVEAAHEVEALRELGERVMRGSDLIEFYLLVVIRAPELRVLNEVEERVKTLLKGFGVEVEAPPIQRELYEFKLCGLLACVEKTYTDTASLKPLFFLVDEEMHDDGGVFLGFSGSGSPVMLDLWSKPNLNFVVLGVSGSGKSMSVKLYLKRLRERVEKVTYVGIDPESEYTRVARSFKASPIEIDESQELGLDPIRLLQANYLDISQVSDLLSEVYAIPKKLQGVLRKELFVKSDSVSNIEEFVANLRDPVLSKLLEGAVAPPDIRVFRGAPPKLSSNVVFGLKSLRSKRLKILVSALISTYAYNTLLTKTPGKSVFFVDEAWLFVETPSILGLFENLARRGRKQGVVFIYVTQRAEDLVRSPQEKTILEQSATALLMRQEPEGRDACKKIYKLSDAEADYLTQAPVGSGILKAGRKRITIQVIPTPEELETFSTSAC; this is encoded by the coding sequence TTGAAGTGGTTTAAGCTAGAGGGAGTTAGCTTCACTATATTATCAGACATCGAGAGAGACTCAGTGCTTAAAGAGTGGGAAGCTCTCATATCGTCAGTTAAGTCGGGCGTGATTCTTGCTAGGAGGAGAGTCGAGAAATTCAGGTACGGGAAACACGACTTCATAGTCGATTATACAGACTTCTACTTAGGCTTGAGTGACTCGCTAAAGACTTCCATACCCTACTTTAGGTCCGTTGAGGTAGGGCCTCCCCCAAGACCTGAGGTCGCGGGTCTCGCGGGTGTCAAGACTCTGTACCTGAGTGACGGGTCTTACGCTAGAGTCTTGATCGCTTACCGCTACCCCTCAACTCTCCCCGAGTCTTTCCTCTACACACTCTTTAGTGATGTGTGGGAGGTCGCGCTGATTTTCAGGTCCGTGTCTAGGCCTAAGGCTCTGAGCCTAGTAGAGTCTGCCGTTAAGAGGAAGTCTGCTTTCGCGAGTCTTGTTGAGGCTGCTCACGAGGTTGAGGCTCTCAGAGAGCTTGGTGAGAGAGTCATGCGCGGGTCTGACTTGATAGAGTTTTACTTGCTGGTAGTCATCAGAGCTCCTGAGTTGAGAGTCTTGAACGAGGTTGAGGAGAGAGTCAAGACCTTGCTTAAGGGGTTTGGCGTGGAGGTTGAAGCCCCGCCTATTCAGAGAGAACTGTATGAGTTCAAGTTATGCGGTCTTCTAGCATGTGTTGAGAAAACCTACACAGACACAGCTAGTCTAAAACCGCTATTCTTTTTAGTAGATGAGGAGATGCATGACGACGGCGGAGTCTTTCTAGGTTTTTCCGGGTCGGGGAGTCCCGTGATGCTGGATTTGTGGAGTAAGCCTAACTTGAATTTCGTGGTTTTAGGTGTGTCAGGTTCTGGCAAGTCTATGAGTGTTAAGCTGTATCTTAAGAGGTTAAGAGAACGTGTTGAGAAAGTCACTTACGTGGGCATAGACCCTGAGTCAGAGTATACTAGAGTTGCGAGAAGCTTTAAGGCATCACCTATAGAGATTGACGAGAGCCAAGAACTAGGTCTCGACCCAATAAGACTACTTCAAGCTAACTACCTAGACATAAGTCAAGTGTCTGACTTACTCTCAGAGGTCTACGCTATACCTAAGAAGCTGCAGGGGGTCTTAAGAAAAGAACTCTTCGTCAAGAGTGACTCAGTCTCAAACATTGAAGAATTCGTAGCTAATCTCAGAGACCCTGTCTTGAGTAAGTTGCTTGAGGGAGCCGTAGCTCCCCCAGACATACGCGTGTTTAGGGGTGCGCCGCCAAAGCTCTCCAGCAACGTAGTCTTCGGCTTGAAGAGCTTGAGGAGCAAGAGGTTGAAGATTCTTGTCTCAGCCCTCATATCTACTTACGCGTACAACACACTCTTGACTAAGACTCCCGGGAAGAGCGTGTTTTTCGTTGATGAAGCCTGGTTATTCGTGGAGACTCCGAGCATATTAGGACTATTCGAGAACCTGGCTAGGAGGGGCAGGAAGCAGGGGGTAGTCTTCATATACGTGACTCAAAGAGCTGAAGACCTTGTTAGGAGTCCTCAAGAAAAGACTATACTTGAGCAGTCAGCTACTGCCTTACTCATGAGGCAGGAGCCTGAGGGGAGAGACGCGTGTAAGAAGATATATAAGCTCTCAGACGCTGAAGCAGACTACTTAACTCAAGCGCCAGTAGGTTCAGGGATTCTTAAAGCTGGGAGAAAAAGAATAACTATTCAGGTGATTCCCACGCCTGAAGAGCTAGAGACCTTCTCTACGTCCGCGTGCTAA
- a CDS encoding BlaI/MecI/CopY family transcriptional regulator: MKYVKTSKHEIIRAVRETIYNKLRSSSGNSITITVKKVIEVLELDNHAVRTEVGRVLARLEELGYLRRHNSGRPAKYLITSKGLKWVKEERARVLDRVLRRLSTRT; this comes from the coding sequence ATGAAGTATGTAAAGACTTCAAAACATGAGATAATTAGAGCAGTGAGAGAAACAATCTACAATAAGTTAAGGAGTAGCTCGGGAAACTCAATAACTATTACCGTCAAGAAAGTCATTGAGGTTTTAGAGCTAGATAATCACGCAGTGAGAACAGAGGTGGGTAGGGTCCTTGCAAGACTTGAAGAACTGGGTTATCTGAGGAGACACAATAGTGGGAGGCCAGCTAAGTACTTAATCACTAGTAAGGGCTTGAAGTGGGTTAAGGAGGAACGAGCTCGAGTGCTCGACCGAGTGTTGAGAAGGCTTAGCACGCGGACGTAG